gcccagcatGGCCTGTGGGGTtgggcagggccagctcccACCCCTGGCACCAAGCCCACCACAGactgcagggcactgccaggggctgcagcaacTTCAATCCCCCCCATCTCGATTTTCTAAAAGGTGtaggagactttttttttctttcggGAAAGAAACTGTTACCAACTTTTGCACATAATACCTTGGCAGTATCCCAGAGGTGGCAAACGATCAGGTTCACTGTATGTATTAGAGTTGTGTATTGTTTATTGAGCTGAGAACTGGAGAAAGGATTTctgtaaaaaagcaaaatgtaccTTATTTTTATACCAGTCAATTGCAGACGCTTATATTTAAGTATAGTTATTTGTTTAAACATGGTGGAGACTTTCTTACACTGGTTTTAGTCTGCATGTGTTCAAAGatttttacaagaaataaaatataaagcttttttttttttttttcttactgcctGTTGGATGCCAAATGTGTGCAAACTAAACTTGGTTTTCTTACACAGCTTTGACCCTTGTGCCTGAGTGGGACACGGGGGTggggatgtgctgctgtggggagggaaaactgggaaacCTCTGGATGTTTGTGTTTGCTGGGGGTGCAGTTGGAATTAATGGTCATGGACTTGGGAGTTGAGTGGGATGAGCCAGGGATGGgctgctggtgtccccaggagctgctggcacaccctggagctgtgctggtgtccctgtgccagagctgtggcagaggagaactggaaggggacagcaggaatctgatccttcagctgctgctcaggttGTAGCAGACCCTGGAGCCTGCAGGTGAGAGGTGttggctgtgctgctcaccTGGAGCCCCTGGGCTCTCCCAaaatcctgtccctgcagagcccgagtactgtccctgtcctgggcaggagaggagccctgagcaggagctccatggctgggacatccctgtccctgtctgctgggacatccctgtccctgtctgctGGGCCCCTCTGCAAAGGCAGAAAGTGAATGTGAattttccaggaggaaaagagaaaatgtctcTTTCTGTTCCTTGGTTACCACTGTTTGAGTCTCTAACAGCTGTTTTGTGTGTGCTGGGTTCGGGGAAATGTGTTCGTTGCTATGGAAATGGAAGGAGCTTTTCCCCAGATAGAAATGCTGGGGTAgtccagagcagagagaagcccctggctctggaggagcagctccaccgCTGGatcctgctgggtttgggtctgggggagcagctccaccgctggatcctgcctggatttgggtctggaggagcagctccactgctggatcctgctggatttgggtttggaggagcagctccactgcTGGATCCTGCCTGGATTTGGGTCTGGAGGAGCAACTCCATTGCTGGATCCTGCCTGGATTTGGgtctggaggagcagctccaccacTGGATCCTGCTTGGATCTGGgtctggaggagcagctccaccgCTGGATCCTGCTGGATTTGGgtctggaggagcagctccaccgCTGGATCCTGCCTGGGTTTGGgtctggaggagcagctccactgctggatcctgcctggatttggggttgtgCTGGAgtgaccctgcagggctcagccctggtTTGTGTGAGCACTGACCCCTCTGTGCTTGCAGAGcttcccctccagctccagcacagctcctgcaggagctcagtTTGCTCCTCCATGGGAAattccccaggcagggagggtggctggagccagcagggcagtcccagctgcagcctcagcctggCCCTTGGGATCTCTGGGGACTCAGAATGGGACAAGTGACAGTGCTGAGGGGCTGTGCCCCCTGAATGCCCCATTCCCACGGCAGCTGAGatgtcctgcacagctcctgcctctctgaTGTGGAAGTGTCCCTGAGTTGTGACATGTCCCTGTGTTTTCACGGGGCTCTGAGTCACAGAAATGAATCATTTGAAGGGCTCGTGCACTTCAGGCACCTCTGCTGACCTCCAGGAGTCACCTGAGGCCACACTCTGCTCACATCTCAGTGGCTGAGACAATTCTGGGAAATCTGGAGGATTCCTGCCctggtggtgctgcagcctctggaaaTCAGGAGCTGCCTCAGGGCTCTGGACATCTGAGctccacagggacagggaaatgtcccagctgcttctccttggcacagggatgtgcctgACTGGGTCTCACCCTCAAAGttgcttttttctctgaagaaacgatttttaaaatttttttactaattttcaGCAAAAAGATGCAAAGGTTTCGAGGCATTTCATACAAACTGTTCTTCACTTTCAGATTTGTTACAGATACTGGAAGGATGAGCATGGGCCAGGAGCTTTGGATGgcttgggaagagaaaaaatgaacaaTCAGAGAATATTTTTGATGGAAATTGTCTCAGCAGGTCCCTCTCAAGGCTTCAgtcacccccaaacccacaggtGAGAGGCAGCAGGTGAGGGGATGAGGGCCCCTTTTCCAGGAAATCTTTCCCTGgttgctgctcctgccaggaaaTGCTCATGAAATCCAGGATTTCACATCACCCAAGTCCCTGACTCTCCTGTCCAAGCTCCTTGGGGCAGGAAGCAAACCCTCCTGGCCAGGTTGGCAATCACATCCCCCTTTGGAAAAAGCATTCCTGCAAAGGAAAAGCtttccatcccctcctcctgcctggccacagcccagcagggccattgaaattttaaaaaaaagttaaaattagtAAAGCTGGCCTGAAGAAAAAGTCTTTATATccaatgggaaaagaaaaaaacttggCAGAAGGGACCATTTTTGTGGCAGGATGGAGAATCCTCCTGGAGGGGTTTGCTTGCTGCCCCAAAGAGCACAACCCATGGGAGCTGGCCACgagctgggaacagctcccagggcagtgccagatGCTCCACACAAATTATTGCTGGGGTTAAAATCCCCTCAACATTCATCTCAGGCAGTGCCCTTTTTATTATCCCACCCAAATGgatcctgccctgtgctgtgaggaTGAAACCCCTGGGTTAGAGTTTCACAGCATcactgtttggggtttgttcttccTTCAGCAGGACACTCTCAACCACCTGTAACCACCAAGGACAAAATCCAACACTGAATTTTCATGATGGAAATAAGGACCTGttttaaataactaaaaatGCAACTGTGGGGGATTGCCTGAGAAAGGAAATTCCCACAATTTGATTATCCTGCTCCCATTTTGGTATTGAAAATGCACAGTACAAAGCAAGGCAGTCAGGTTTTTATTCTGattaatacattttaatgaTCTGTGGCATCAGTTTCTATTTCCATGCACTTTTAACACTGCTTAGGAACTAAGATGCTTTTTCCTGCAGtctaatttcttcttttgtagAAAAACTCCATCTGAAGGCACAGTCGGGATCCCAGATCCTACACACACCTCAGAGCAAGGTCTAGTGATGATCCCAGCTTTGGTTTGAGATGTCCCAGTGGGAATGAAGTGACATCCATGGCAAGCTGAGCATGGCCAGTGCTGATCCAGGAGCAGGACCACACTGGGGCTGGACTCTCCACTGTGTCTGTGGAGAATTTTGGGCAAAGGTGGGAAAAGGATGAGCCACACTGAGGCACTGACTGAGATTCTGTGGCTTCCtcttgtcccttgtcccctgggagcagggagggggcacTGAGCAGGGCTTTGATGGTGGCTGGGGCTCACACAGAGCATCCCTCAGCCCCATtgccctgcctggctcaggGATTGATCCTTCCTGGGAAGGTTCAGGGCTTTGGGAGCTCCCTCCAGagctgaaacagaaaaggaCAAGCCAGCCCAGTGCCACGGGAGGTTTCTCCAAGGGaagggctgggtgctgcccacagccacagggacagctttgttcccagcctggagctttGTTTGGCTTTGCCTCGTGCCACAAGTCCTGGAGTGCAAGGTCCCTGACACCACTGCACAAGAACTTCCTGCAGGAAGTTTGATTTCCTAAAATTCCAGGGCTGTAAtgaggtgctgctgcctttcATCCCACCATGGAAAACACTTGGTAAACTTTCCTTGACACGGTGAGAGACACTAAATTGTTTTCAAAGCCTGTAGAAAGGGGTCTCTGACATTTCCATATTTTGTTTATTGCttagcagcaggagctctggcttctgggagggagggggagaagggaaaTATTTGTTCTGGGCTTGGTTTGGATCCAGGACCTGGCCACTCCCTCATGGCAGAACCATGATCCCGTTATTTTATGTGCTGTTCCTCCTGGCCACGCTCCTCCTTTACTCCCTACTGCTCCAGGACACAAACAGGGGACAAGAGCCCAGATTTGAAACGATGGAGTGATGGAATCACAGCCTGCtgtgggctggaagggacctcagagctcatcctgtcccaggctgctgcaaggCCCTGGATCCAAACCCTGAATCCATCCTGGATCCAAACCCTGGATCCAAAccctggatccatcctggatCCAAACCCTGAATCCATCCTGGATCCAAACCCTGGATCCAAAccctggatccatcctggatCCAAACCCTGAATCCATCCTGGATCCAAACCCTGGATCCAAACCCTGAATCCATCCTGGATCCAAACCCTGGATCCAAAccctggatccatcctggatCCAAACCCTGAATCCATCCTGGATCCAAACCCTGGATCCAAAccctggatccatcctggatCCAAACCCTGAATCCATCCTGGATCCAAAccctggatccatcctggatCCAAACCCTGAATCCCTCCTGGATCCAAACCCTGAATCCATCCTGGATCCAAACCCTGAATCCACCCTGGATCCAAACCCTGAATCCATCCTGGATCCAAAccctggatccatcctggatCCAAACCCTGAATCCATCCTGGATCCAAAccctggatccatcctggatCCAAACCCTGGATCCAAACCCTGGATCTAAAccctggatccatcctggatCCAAACCCTGGATCCAAACCCTGAATCCACCCTGGATCCAAACCCTGAATCCATCCTGGATCCAAACCCT
This Catharus ustulatus isolate bCatUst1 chromosome 10, bCatUst1.pri.v2, whole genome shotgun sequence DNA region includes the following protein-coding sequences:
- the LOC117000723 gene encoding uncharacterized protein LOC117000723, whose protein sequence is MGGIEIREFLDPRRFGLEGTLKLILLQCPGPGQGIMAQHPRIQDGFRVWIQDGFRVWIQEGFRVWIQDGFRVWIQDGFRVWIQEGFRVWIQGMDSGFGSRVWIQGLDPGWIQGLDPGWIQGLDPGFGSRMDPGFRSRVWIQGLDPGWIQGLDPGWIQGLDPGWIQGLDPGWIQGLDPGWIQGLDPGWIQGLDPGGIQGLDPGWIQGLDPGWIQGLDPGWIQGLDPGFGSRMDSGFGSRMDPGFGSRVWIQDGFRVWIQGLDPGWIQGLDPGWIQGLDPGFGSRMDSGFGSRMDPGFGSRALQQPGTG